A region from the Lysobacter antibioticus genome encodes:
- a CDS encoding 2Fe-2S iron-sulfur cluster-binding protein yields MKRSNVQLSIDGIAVEVPAGANVAAAVAQLGLRFRRSRSGEARAPLCGMGLCFECRVSIDGVAHQRACVVVARDGMQVQRDD; encoded by the coding sequence ATGAAACGTTCGAACGTGCAATTGTCGATCGACGGCATCGCCGTCGAAGTGCCGGCCGGGGCCAACGTCGCTGCGGCCGTGGCCCAGCTCGGTCTGCGCTTTCGCCGCTCGCGCAGTGGCGAGGCGCGTGCGCCGCTGTGCGGCATGGGTCTGTGTTTCGAGTGCCGGGTCAGCATCGACGGCGTCGCCCATCAACGCGCCTGCGTGGTGGTGGCGCGCGACGGCATGCAGGTGCAGCGCGATGACTGA
- a CDS encoding FAD-dependent oxidoreductase, giving the protein MTEPCDVLVIGAGPAGLAAARAAASHGVNVVLVDLQANPGGQIWRHDVRKSAPAAARLAVAEMRARSNLHWLPQAQVVATAPGRVLIEEAGLVREIEYGALVLATGARELLLPFPGWTLPGVSGAGALQALTKQGWPIAGKRVLLAGSGPLLLASAATLRRHGAQVLAICEQAPDAALMAFASQLWRWPGKLLQAAALRTRLAGVAYRRASWVRAAHGDERVREVEIESARGIERIACDQVAVGYGLVPNTELAAQLGCALELDGRHPRVRVDERLMTSVDGVYAAGEACGIGGVDVARVEGAMAGHAAAGADDAARALRPRRRHARAFADLLPRYFDLRDDVRKLAEPTTLVCRCEDVALAQLQGYSDARAAKLATRCGMGSCQGRICGTALTELGLLVPATRAHAARPPVFPTRLASLAAAGSYLDRSCSERTFLTESKGSV; this is encoded by the coding sequence ATGACTGAGCCCTGCGACGTGCTGGTGATCGGAGCAGGTCCGGCCGGGCTGGCGGCGGCGCGCGCGGCCGCCAGCCACGGCGTCAACGTCGTGCTGGTCGATCTGCAGGCGAACCCGGGCGGGCAGATCTGGCGTCACGACGTGCGCAAATCCGCACCGGCCGCCGCGCGCCTGGCGGTGGCGGAGATGCGCGCGCGCAGCAATCTGCATTGGCTGCCGCAGGCGCAGGTCGTCGCGACCGCGCCGGGCCGGGTGCTGATCGAAGAAGCCGGCCTGGTGCGCGAAATCGAATACGGCGCCCTGGTGCTGGCCACCGGCGCGCGCGAACTGTTGTTGCCGTTCCCGGGCTGGACCTTGCCCGGCGTCAGCGGCGCCGGCGCGTTGCAGGCTTTGACCAAACAAGGCTGGCCGATCGCCGGCAAGCGCGTACTCCTCGCCGGCAGCGGCCCGCTGCTGTTGGCGTCGGCCGCGACCTTGCGCCGGCATGGCGCGCAGGTGCTGGCGATCTGCGAACAGGCGCCGGACGCGGCGCTGATGGCGTTCGCCTCGCAGTTGTGGCGCTGGCCGGGCAAGTTGCTGCAGGCCGCGGCGCTGCGCACGCGCCTGGCCGGGGTGGCCTATCGGCGCGCGAGCTGGGTGCGCGCCGCGCACGGCGACGAGCGGGTGCGCGAAGTCGAGATCGAAAGCGCGCGCGGGATCGAACGCATCGCCTGCGACCAGGTCGCGGTCGGCTATGGGCTGGTGCCGAACACCGAACTCGCCGCGCAGCTGGGCTGCGCACTCGAGCTCGACGGGCGCCACCCGCGCGTGCGCGTCGACGAGCGGCTGATGACCAGCGTCGACGGCGTGTACGCGGCCGGCGAAGCCTGCGGCATCGGCGGCGTCGATGTCGCGCGGGTCGAAGGCGCGATGGCCGGGCACGCCGCCGCCGGCGCCGACGATGCCGCGCGCGCGCTGCGTCCGCGGCGTCGCCACGCACGTGCCTTCGCCGATCTGTTGCCGCGCTATTTCGACCTGCGCGACGACGTGCGCAAGCTCGCCGAGCCGACCACGCTGGTATGCCGCTGCGAGGACGTGGCGTTGGCGCAGCTGCAAGGATATTCCGACGCGCGTGCGGCCAAGCTCGCCACGCGTTGCGGCATGGGCAGCTGCCAGGGCCGCATCTGCGGCACGGCGCTGACCGAGTTGGGTCTGCTGGTACCGGCGACGCGTGCGCATGCCGCGCGGCCGCCGGTTTTTCCCACCCGGCTGGCCAGTTTGGCCGCAGCCGGCTCTTACCTCGATCGTTCTTGTTCCGAACGTACTTTCCTTACCGAATCCAAAGGGTCTGTCTAA
- a CDS encoding dihydrodipicolinate synthase family protein → MSNASFWRGVIPAITTPFRADGAIDHAFLAEHARTLIDAGCVGIVPLGSLGEAATLSFEDKLAILRTLVQALDGRAPVIPGIAALSTDEAVRLAREAAAIGCAGLMVLPPYVYSSDWREMKAHVRAVIEATPLPCMLYNNPIAYKTDFVPEQIAELAAELPNLQAVKESSTDVRRFAAIRSLLGERLDLLVGMDDAVVEGVAMGATGWIAGLVNAYPKESVQLFELARDGGARAAADLYAWFLPLLRLDTVPKFVQLIKLVQERVGLGSEHVRAPRMVLVGAERDAALAVIERAIAAHPGR, encoded by the coding sequence ATGAGCAATGCTTCGTTCTGGCGTGGCGTCATCCCCGCGATCACCACCCCGTTCCGCGCCGACGGTGCGATCGATCACGCCTTCCTCGCCGAACACGCGCGCACCTTGATCGATGCCGGCTGCGTCGGCATCGTGCCGCTCGGTTCGCTCGGCGAAGCGGCGACGCTGAGCTTCGAGGACAAGCTGGCGATCCTGCGCACCCTGGTGCAGGCGCTCGACGGCCGCGCGCCGGTGATTCCCGGCATCGCCGCGCTGTCGACCGACGAAGCCGTGCGCCTGGCGCGCGAAGCCGCGGCGATCGGCTGCGCCGGCCTGATGGTGCTGCCGCCGTACGTGTATTCGAGCGACTGGCGCGAAATGAAGGCGCATGTGCGCGCAGTGATCGAAGCGACCCCGCTGCCGTGCATGCTCTATAACAACCCGATCGCCTACAAGACCGATTTCGTGCCCGAGCAGATCGCCGAACTCGCCGCCGAACTGCCGAACCTGCAGGCGGTCAAGGAGTCCTCGACCGATGTGCGCCGCTTCGCCGCGATCCGTTCGCTGCTGGGCGAGCGTCTCGACCTGCTGGTCGGCATGGACGATGCGGTGGTCGAGGGCGTGGCGATGGGCGCGACCGGTTGGATCGCCGGCCTGGTCAACGCCTACCCGAAGGAATCGGTGCAGTTGTTCGAGCTCGCCCGCGACGGCGGTGCGCGCGCCGCGGCCGACCTCTACGCCTGGTTCCTGCCGCTGCTGCGTCTGGACACCGTGCCCAAGTTCGTCCAGTTGATCAAACTGGTGCAGGAGCGCGTCGGCCTGGGTAGCGAGCACGTGCGCGCGCCGCGCATGGTCCTGGTCGGCGCCGAGCGCGACGCCGCGCTCGCCGTGATCGAGCGCGCCATCGCCGCGCATCCGGGCCGCTGA
- a CDS encoding aldehyde dehydrogenase (NADP(+)) — MGAREPVLIEGRWQASRDAGGDFRAFDPTRGTPFGPAFPVSGAADAEAALASACSVADELAAADPERIADFLEAYALGIEHDGPDLVALAHLETALPIEPRLAKVELPRTTGQLRQAARAVRERSWTQPIIDTATGLRSHLAPLHKPVLIFGPNNFPFAFNAVAGSDFASAIAARNPVIAKVHPSHPATSQRLAELAHRALVEAGLPAAALQVLYHLDPAQGLALAGDARLGALAFTGSRNAGLALKARADAAGVPAYLELSSVNPVFLLEGALRERGEALAQEFFASCTMGTGQFCTHPGIVVLPRGADGDAFVDAAAASFAQAPSGVMFSRGVLDHLRQGLTDWREAGAELVAGGAAAEGEGYRVQPALLSVDAATFLADRRLQSEAFGPASLVVRVDGIEQAVTIAQGLEGNLTGTIYAGEPDAADEARLAASLRPRVGRLIASRMPTGVAVSPAMHHGGPYPSTGHPGFTAVGLPAAIRRFAALHCYDHVRDELLPLELRDRNPGGIARQVDGRWTYDDLGAAP, encoded by the coding sequence ATGGGCGCGCGCGAACCGGTATTGATCGAAGGACGCTGGCAGGCCTCGCGCGATGCCGGCGGCGACTTCCGCGCCTTCGATCCGACCCGCGGCACGCCGTTCGGGCCGGCGTTCCCGGTGTCCGGCGCGGCCGACGCCGAGGCCGCGCTGGCTTCGGCCTGCTCCGTCGCCGACGAACTGGCCGCGGCCGATCCCGAGCGCATCGCCGATTTTCTCGAGGCGTATGCGCTCGGCATCGAGCACGACGGGCCGGACCTGGTCGCGCTCGCGCATCTGGAAACGGCGCTGCCGATCGAACCGCGCCTGGCCAAAGTCGAATTGCCCCGTACCACCGGGCAGTTGCGACAGGCCGCGCGGGCGGTGCGCGAGCGCTCGTGGACGCAGCCGATCATCGACACGGCGACCGGCCTGCGCAGCCATCTCGCGCCGCTGCACAAACCGGTGCTGATCTTCGGGCCGAACAATTTCCCGTTCGCCTTCAACGCGGTGGCCGGCAGCGATTTCGCTTCGGCCATCGCCGCGCGCAATCCGGTCATCGCTAAAGTGCATCCCTCGCACCCGGCCACCAGCCAGCGGCTGGCCGAACTGGCCCACCGCGCCCTGGTCGAGGCCGGCTTGCCGGCCGCGGCCTTGCAGGTGCTGTATCACCTCGATCCCGCGCAAGGGCTGGCCCTGGCCGGCGATGCGCGGCTCGGTGCGCTCGCCTTTACCGGCAGCCGTAACGCCGGCCTGGCGCTGAAGGCGCGGGCCGACGCGGCCGGCGTGCCGGCCTATCTGGAACTGTCCAGCGTCAATCCGGTGTTCTTGCTCGAAGGCGCGTTGCGCGAGCGCGGCGAAGCCTTGGCGCAGGAGTTCTTCGCGTCCTGCACGATGGGCACCGGTCAGTTCTGCACCCATCCCGGCATCGTGGTGTTGCCGCGCGGCGCCGACGGCGATGCCTTCGTCGACGCGGCCGCGGCTTCGTTCGCGCAGGCCCCGTCCGGGGTGATGTTCTCGCGCGGCGTGCTCGATCATCTGCGGCAAGGGCTCACCGATTGGCGCGAGGCCGGCGCGGAACTCGTCGCCGGCGGCGCCGCGGCGGAAGGCGAGGGTTATCGCGTGCAACCGGCGCTGCTCAGCGTCGATGCCGCGACCTTTCTGGCCGACCGCCGTCTGCAAAGCGAGGCCTTCGGCCCGGCCAGCCTGGTCGTGCGCGTCGACGGTATCGAACAGGCCGTGACGATCGCGCAGGGGCTCGAAGGCAATCTGACCGGCACCATCTACGCCGGCGAACCCGACGCCGCCGACGAGGCCCGCCTGGCGGCGAGCCTGCGCCCGCGCGTCGGCCGCCTGATCGCGAGCCGCATGCCGACCGGTGTCGCGGTCAGTCCGGCCATGCACCACGGCGGACCCTACCCGAGCACCGGTCATCCCGGCTTTACCGCGGTCGGGTTGCCGGCGGCGATCCGCCGCTTCGCCGCCTTGCATTGCTACGACCACGTGCGCGACGAATTGCTGCCGCTGGAGTTGCGCGACCGCAATCCTGGCGGCATCGCGCGCCAGGTCGACGGCCGCTGGACCTACGACGACCTTGGAGCCGCACCATGA
- a CDS encoding M24 family metallopeptidase, whose protein sequence is MTQIGGLTLEQARAGLQPWSERAPAIGADEYAQRIERARELMRRERCEALLITAGTSLRYFTGVPWGASERLVAMLLTLDGDPAVICPGFESGSLSHVLKIPGEPRLWEEHEDPCALVLDTMRARGATRLALDPGAPYAVFTALRALAPTLEIVDASAIVDGCRARKSEAELALMKQATAMTLQVHRLAAGLADEGVSTATLRRFIDEAHRAFGADNGSTFCIVQFGEATSYPHGIPGEQTLREGELVLIDTGCAVQGYQSDITRTYICGRAGSEQTRIWELELAAQRAAFDAVRPGISGEAVDQAARTVLERGGLGPDYRLPGLPHRTGHGCGMSVHEAPYLVRGNRVGLEPGNCCSNEPMIVVPGQFGVRLEDHFYVTENGAAWFTPPSLAIDRPFAD, encoded by the coding sequence ATGACCCAGATCGGTGGTTTGACCCTCGAGCAGGCGCGTGCCGGCCTGCAACCGTGGAGTGAGCGCGCACCGGCGATCGGCGCCGACGAGTACGCGCAGCGCATCGAGCGTGCGCGCGAGCTGATGCGGCGCGAGCGCTGCGAGGCCCTGCTGATCACCGCCGGCACCTCGCTGCGTTATTTCACCGGCGTACCCTGGGGCGCGAGCGAACGGCTGGTGGCGATGCTGCTGACCCTCGACGGCGACCCGGCGGTGATCTGCCCGGGATTCGAATCCGGTTCGCTTTCGCACGTGCTCAAGATCCCGGGCGAACCGCGCCTGTGGGAAGAACACGAAGATCCCTGCGCACTCGTCCTCGACACGATGCGCGCGCGCGGCGCCACTCGGCTGGCGCTCGACCCGGGCGCGCCGTATGCGGTGTTCACCGCCTTGCGCGCACTGGCGCCCACGCTCGAGATCGTCGATGCGAGCGCCATCGTCGACGGTTGCCGGGCGCGCAAGAGCGAGGCCGAACTGGCGCTGATGAAGCAGGCCACGGCGATGACCCTGCAGGTGCACCGGCTCGCCGCCGGTCTGGCCGACGAGGGCGTGAGCACGGCGACCTTGCGCCGTTTCATCGACGAGGCGCATCGCGCGTTCGGCGCCGACAACGGTTCGACCTTCTGCATCGTCCAGTTCGGCGAAGCGACCTCGTACCCGCACGGCATTCCCGGCGAGCAGACCCTGCGCGAGGGCGAACTGGTATTGATCGACACCGGCTGCGCGGTGCAGGGCTATCAATCCGACATCACCCGCACCTACATCTGCGGCCGTGCCGGCAGCGAACAGACGCGGATCTGGGAACTAGAACTTGCAGCGCAACGGGCCGCCTTCGATGCGGTGCGCCCCGGCATCAGCGGCGAAGCGGTCGATCAGGCCGCGCGCACGGTGCTCGAACGCGGCGGCCTGGGGCCGGACTATCGTCTGCCCGGCTTGCCGCACCGCACCGGGCACGGCTGCGGCATGAGCGTGCACGAGGCGCCGTATCTGGTGCGCGGCAACCGGGTCGGGCTGGAGCCCGGCAACTGCTGCTCGAACGAGCCGATGATCGTGGTCCCCGGCCAGTTCGGGGTGCGCTTGGAGGATCACTTCTACGTGACCGAGAACGGCGCGGCCTGGTTCACCCCGCCGTCGCTGGCGATCGACCGGCCGTTCGCCGATTGA
- a CDS encoding DUF885 domain-containing protein produces the protein MISIRTASPRAPLAALTAAMLLGLSLAPAFAAEAAATAAPSATATDEASARDSEAGVRFKALYTREWKWRQAQFAGGDDEDVQGQASSRLPKVDTATQAERERYWAQVLKELDAIDKTQLRGEDPVNYEVFRQQIQSLLANQRLRGWEMPFNSDSAFWTNLGFTARRPIRDAEGYRRYLGQLRDIPRYFDEQIDNMRAGLVRGYSVPRVTLTGRDASIKEVVDAKLEDNLLYTPFKQMPANMPAAEQARLRAEAAKAIDEQVLPAYRKLLAFMQDEYMKQARTTLAAEAMPDGEALYRAKIREYTTLDLPPAQIHKIGLEEVAKIRAQMDQTIAKTDFKGTFPEFLHYLRTDPKFYPKTGDELLMRASWLAKRVDGQIGNYIGLLPRQRFAIRPVPSDLAPFYTAGRGGRDVYLLNTYDLPSRPLFNLAALTLHESAPGHSLQTSLAAEHEGLPDFRRYTYISAYGEGWALYSEKLGIEMGLYDTPYDYFGYLTYQMWRASRLVVDTGIHHLGWSRERAQAFLRDNTALSEHEIQTEVDRYIGWPGQALSYYLGQMSIERARAKAEQALGQDFDIRAFHDAILALGSVPLPVLEQRADRFIDESRAKAAAQRAKTAAAAAAKP, from the coding sequence ATGATTTCGATCCGAACTGCTTCGCCGCGCGCGCCCTTGGCCGCCCTGACCGCCGCCATGTTGCTGGGCCTGAGCCTGGCTCCGGCCTTCGCCGCCGAAGCGGCCGCCACTGCGGCGCCGTCCGCGACCGCGACCGATGAGGCGAGTGCGCGCGACAGCGAAGCCGGCGTGCGTTTCAAGGCGCTGTACACGCGCGAATGGAAATGGCGGCAAGCGCAGTTCGCCGGCGGCGACGACGAAGACGTACAGGGCCAGGCCTCGAGCCGCCTGCCCAAGGTCGACACCGCCACCCAGGCCGAGCGCGAGCGTTATTGGGCGCAGGTGCTGAAGGAACTCGACGCGATCGACAAGACGCAACTGCGCGGCGAAGACCCCGTCAACTACGAGGTGTTCCGCCAGCAGATCCAGAGCCTGCTCGCCAACCAGCGCCTGCGCGGTTGGGAAATGCCGTTCAACAGCGACAGCGCGTTCTGGACCAACCTGGGCTTCACCGCGCGCCGTCCGATCCGCGACGCCGAAGGCTATCGCCGCTACCTCGGGCAACTGCGCGATATCCCGCGGTATTTCGACGAACAGATCGACAACATGCGCGCTGGCCTGGTGCGCGGCTACAGCGTGCCGCGCGTGACCTTGACCGGCCGCGACGCCTCGATCAAGGAAGTGGTCGACGCCAAGCTCGAAGACAACCTGCTCTACACCCCGTTCAAGCAGATGCCGGCGAACATGCCCGCGGCCGAACAGGCGCGCTTGCGCGCCGAAGCCGCCAAGGCGATCGACGAGCAGGTGCTGCCGGCGTATCGCAAGCTGCTGGCCTTCATGCAGGACGAGTACATGAAGCAGGCCCGCACCACGCTGGCGGCCGAGGCCATGCCCGACGGCGAGGCGCTGTACCGGGCCAAGATCCGCGAGTACACCACGCTCGACTTGCCGCCGGCGCAGATCCACAAGATCGGCCTGGAGGAAGTGGCGAAGATCCGCGCGCAGATGGACCAGACCATCGCCAAGACCGATTTCAAGGGCACGTTCCCGGAATTTTTGCATTACCTGCGCACCGATCCGAAGTTCTACCCGAAGACCGGCGACGAGTTGCTGATGCGCGCCTCGTGGCTGGCCAAGCGCGTCGACGGCCAGATCGGCAACTACATCGGCCTGCTGCCGCGCCAGCGTTTCGCGATCCGGCCGGTGCCCTCGGACCTGGCGCCGTTCTACACCGCCGGCCGCGGCGGGCGCGACGTGTACCTGCTAAACACCTACGACCTGCCGTCGCGGCCGCTGTTCAACCTGGCCGCGCTGACCCTGCACGAATCCGCGCCGGGCCATTCCCTGCAGACCTCGCTCGCCGCCGAACACGAAGGCCTGCCGGATTTCCGCCGTTACACCTACATCTCCGCCTATGGCGAAGGTTGGGCCTTGTACTCGGAGAAGCTCGGTATCGAGATGGGCCTGTACGACACGCCCTACGACTACTTCGGCTATCTGACCTATCAGATGTGGCGCGCGAGCCGGCTCGTGGTCGACACCGGCATTCATCACCTCGGCTGGAGCCGCGAGCGTGCCCAGGCCTTCCTGCGCGACAACACCGCGCTCAGCGAGCACGAGATCCAGACCGAAGTCGACCGTTACATCGGTTGGCCGGGACAGGCGCTGTCGTATTACCTCGGCCAGATGAGCATCGAGCGCGCGCGCGCGAAGGCCGAGCAGGCCCTGGGCCAGGACTTCGACATCCGCGCCTTCCACGACGCCATTCTCGCCCTGGGTTCGGTGCCGTTGCCGGTGTTGGAGCAGCGTGCGGATCGTTTCATCGACGAGAGTCGCGCCAAGGCGGCGGCGCAGCGGGCGAAGACCGCCGCTGCGGCGGCTGCGAAGCCCTGA
- a CDS encoding L,D-transpeptidase family protein, with the protein MLAGCATTGTDRYGGETSQAGQLLVVTTADWDANQGRLQRYERNGQQWRPVGDAAEVTIGRSGSAWGLGLHPAQRDGPVKREGDGRAPAGLFRIGTAFGYADRAATALPYSAMTVSDYCIDVSDSPLYNRIVDAKTVGEAAVAGSTEPMRRDLHAGGDQRYRQGFVIEHNRAGVAGAGSCIFAHLWKAPGEATAGCTAMDDGEMNRLLAWLKPEAQPVFVLLPQAQYAQHWRAWGLPEPTAR; encoded by the coding sequence ATGCTGGCCGGCTGCGCCACGACCGGCACCGACCGCTACGGCGGCGAAACCAGCCAGGCCGGGCAATTGCTGGTCGTAACCACGGCCGACTGGGACGCCAACCAGGGCCGGCTGCAGCGCTACGAGCGCAATGGCCAGCAGTGGCGCCCCGTCGGCGATGCGGCCGAGGTGACGATCGGCCGCTCCGGTTCGGCCTGGGGCCTCGGCCTGCATCCGGCGCAGCGCGACGGCCCGGTCAAGCGCGAAGGCGATGGCCGCGCCCCGGCCGGCCTGTTCCGCATCGGCACCGCCTTCGGCTACGCCGACCGCGCCGCCACCGCCCTGCCCTACAGCGCGATGACAGTGTCGGACTACTGCATCGACGTCAGCGACTCGCCCCTGTACAACCGCATCGTCGATGCCAAGACCGTCGGCGAGGCCGCGGTCGCCGGCTCCACCGAACCGATGCGCCGCGACTTGCATGCCGGCGGCGACCAACGCTATCGCCAAGGTTTCGTGATCGAACACAACCGCGCCGGCGTCGCCGGCGCGGGCAGCTGCATCTTCGCCCACCTGTGGAAAGCCCCGGGCGAAGCCACCGCCGGCTGCACCGCGATGGACGACGGCGAGATGAATCGCTTGCTGGCGTGGTTGAAGCCCGAAGCCCAGCCGGTGTTCGTGTTGTTGCCGCAAGCGCAGTACGCGCAGCATTGGCGGGCCTGGGGGTTGCCGGAGCCGACGGCGCGCTGA
- a CDS encoding MurR/RpiR family transcriptional regulator has protein sequence MSPLLKIRSERDQMSAIERRIADYLLENAHLLRDYSSQQLANALGISQSSVVKFSQKLGFKGYPDLKYSIGEAVARGHGQDDAHAVESVHADPHAALAERLWHGKARAEEETRLINPAERIDAIAELIQDARRVFIIGLGEDGIPARALAMKLAMIGILSVHHFDPVLMTASTATANQSDLLLVFSELGKQTALCHLARTFGEAGGKVVSVTRHTPNPLRAHADFSLLVSAHDERAHVEPLLYQSALQHLLDLIFILLCERGQGRLSQLDSNAERIQDMLDT, from the coding sequence ATGTCGCCCTTGCTCAAGATCCGCTCCGAACGCGACCAGATGTCGGCGATCGAACGCCGGATCGCCGATTACCTGCTCGAGAACGCGCACCTGTTGCGCGACTACTCCTCGCAGCAGCTGGCCAACGCGCTCGGCATCAGCCAGTCGAGCGTGGTCAAGTTCAGCCAGAAGCTCGGCTTCAAGGGCTATCCGGACCTGAAGTACTCGATCGGCGAGGCGGTCGCGCGCGGTCACGGCCAGGACGACGCCCACGCGGTCGAATCGGTCCACGCCGACCCGCACGCCGCCCTGGCCGAGCGCCTGTGGCACGGCAAGGCCCGCGCCGAGGAGGAAACCCGGCTGATCAACCCGGCCGAGCGCATCGACGCGATCGCCGAGCTGATCCAGGACGCGCGCCGGGTGTTCATCATCGGCCTGGGCGAGGACGGCATCCCGGCCCGCGCCCTGGCGATGAAGCTGGCCATGATCGGCATCCTCAGCGTCCACCACTTCGACCCGGTGCTGATGACCGCGAGCACCGCCACCGCGAACCAGAGCGACCTGCTGCTGGTGTTCTCCGAGCTCGGCAAGCAGACCGCGCTGTGCCACCTGGCGCGGACCTTCGGCGAAGCCGGCGGCAAGGTCGTCTCGGTGACCCGCCACACCCCCAACCCGCTGCGCGCCCACGCCGATTTCTCCCTGCTGGTCTCGGCCCACGACGAGCGCGCCCACGTCGAGCCGCTGCTGTACCAATCGGCGCTGCAGCACCTGCTCGACCTGATCTTCATCCTGCTGTGCGAACGCGGCCAGGGCCGGCTCAGCCAGCTCGACAGCAACGCCGAACGCATTCAGGACATGCTCGACACCTGA
- a CDS encoding dipeptide epimerase: protein MKITDIRFGMLRVPLKTPFKTALRTVDVVEDIVVTVHTDTGHIGYGEAPATAVITGDTHGSIVEAIRKFISPRLIGEEIANLNRITGLIQGALEKNSSAKAAVEIAVYDLWGQLYGAPLYKMLGGGDPVITTDITISVDYIEKMVADSIAAVDRGFESLKIKVGKDIGVDIERVKAIYAAVEGRALLRLDANQGWTAKQAVYALQTLEDAGVRLELVEQPVKAQDLDGMKYVTDRVHTPIMADESVFGPAEVIDLIRMRAADIINIKLMKTGGLSKAIQIADIAAMYGVECMIGCMIETSISVAAAVHLAVAKSNVITKVDLDGPSLCAFNPVDGGVIFNESEITVTDAPGLGIREIRGLEPLDV, encoded by the coding sequence ATGAAGATCACCGACATCCGATTCGGCATGCTGCGGGTCCCGCTGAAGACCCCGTTCAAGACCGCGCTGCGCACGGTCGACGTGGTCGAGGACATCGTCGTCACCGTCCACACCGACACCGGCCACATCGGTTACGGCGAAGCGCCGGCGACGGCGGTGATCACCGGCGACACCCACGGCTCGATCGTCGAGGCGATCCGCAAGTTCATCTCGCCGCGCCTGATCGGCGAGGAGATCGCCAACCTCAACCGCATCACCGGCCTGATCCAGGGCGCGTTGGAGAAGAATTCCAGCGCCAAGGCCGCGGTCGAGATCGCGGTCTACGACCTGTGGGGCCAGCTCTACGGCGCCCCGCTGTACAAGATGCTCGGCGGCGGCGACCCGGTCATCACCACCGACATCACCATCAGCGTGGACTACATCGAGAAGATGGTCGCCGACTCGATCGCCGCGGTCGACCGCGGCTTCGAGTCGCTGAAGATCAAGGTCGGCAAGGACATCGGCGTCGACATCGAGCGGGTCAAGGCGATCTATGCCGCGGTCGAGGGCCGCGCCCTGCTGCGTCTGGACGCCAACCAGGGCTGGACCGCCAAACAGGCGGTGTATGCCCTGCAGACCCTGGAAGACGCCGGCGTGCGCCTGGAACTGGTCGAGCAGCCGGTCAAGGCGCAGGACCTCGACGGCATGAAGTACGTCACAGATCGCGTGCACACCCCGATCATGGCCGACGAGAGCGTGTTCGGCCCGGCCGAGGTCATCGACCTGATCCGGATGCGCGCGGCCGACATCATCAACATCAAGCTGATGAAGACCGGCGGCCTGTCCAAGGCCATCCAGATCGCCGACATCGCCGCCATGTACGGGGTCGAATGCATGATCGGTTGCATGATCGAGACCAGCATCAGCGTCGCCGCCGCGGTCCACCTGGCGGTGGCCAAGTCCAATGTGATCACCAAGGTGGATCTGGACGGTCCCTCGCTGTGCGCATTCAATCCGGTCGACGGGGGAGTTATCTTCAACGAATCGGAGATCACGGTGACCGACGCGCCGGGCCTGGGCATCCGCGAGATCCGCGGCCTGGAACCGCTCGACGTCTGA